A single Syntrophorhabdaceae bacterium DNA region contains:
- a CDS encoding YihY/virulence factor BrkB family protein: MKTLSAGVRLVAGTFADFMREDGTMLAGAISCFFILAFVPFILLMVSVLGYMLGEYSELHRFLLQLLADLFPTVTHQITKEIGSVIGFKRIGFFTFLVYGFFSLELFFSLETAVQTMFKAPVKRSFLKSLALSFITVTLLITFTLLSFGAAWLIEMFETLSQRFPVLEAGRVPGIITGIIAPMCVVFIVSTLLYFILPSRRSFRHALVGGLFTTILLEAAKFLFTFYIAWRVVRLGAIYGSLTAIVVFILWIFYASSIFLIGAKLVHNMSAKEVAPVPPAQA; encoded by the coding sequence ATGAAAACCCTTTCAGCAGGGGTACGACTCGTGGCGGGGACGTTCGCCGATTTCATGCGTGAAGACGGCACCATGCTGGCCGGCGCCATCTCGTGCTTCTTCATCCTCGCCTTCGTCCCCTTTATACTCCTCATGGTGTCGGTCCTCGGTTATATGTTGGGAGAATATAGCGAGCTTCACCGCTTTCTCCTTCAGCTCCTCGCCGATCTTTTCCCCACGGTCACCCATCAGATCACCAAGGAGATCGGGTCGGTTATCGGTTTTAAGCGGATCGGGTTTTTCACATTTCTCGTCTACGGGTTTTTCTCCCTCGAGCTCTTCTTCTCCCTCGAGACCGCGGTACAGACCATGTTCAAGGCCCCGGTAAAGCGCTCGTTCCTCAAGTCCCTCGCCCTCTCCTTTATTACGGTCACCCTCCTCATTACCTTCACCCTCCTCTCCTTTGGCGCCGCATGGCTGATCGAGATGTTCGAAACCCTCTCCCAAAGATTTCCGGTCCTGGAGGCGGGACGGGTGCCCGGCATAATCACGGGCATTATCGCCCCCATGTGCGTGGTTTTCATCGTCTCCACCCTGCTCTATTTCATCCTCCCCTCGCGCCGGAGCTTTAGACACGCCCTCGTGGGGGGTCTCTTCACCACCATACTCCTGGAAGCGGCAAAATTCCTCTTCACCTTCTACATCGCCTGGAGGGTAGTCCGCCTGGGCGCAATCTACGGCTCCCTCACCGCCATAGTAGTCTTCATCCTCTGGATCTTCTACGCCTCGTCCATATTCCTGATAGGCGCAAAACTGGTCCATAATATGAGCGCAAAAGAAGTGGCGCCTGTGCCTCCGGCACAGGCTTAG
- a CDS encoding ATP-binding protein, with protein sequence MKHLEELTLPAERAMIPRFLDLVATHAKTVGYSDARVGEIKGAVSEALTNIIDFICTEGQEIHLTCGDDKRRRFTVDISDSGKSFNMLLEADPFLSGSDPGQKRPSVRFIKKIGDVEYKRFEGKNHVIITVYPEYGNPEWAALGDDPSEESAPKK encoded by the coding sequence ATGAAGCACCTCGAAGAGTTGACGCTCCCCGCCGAAAGGGCGATGATACCCCGTTTTCTCGACCTTGTAGCAACCCACGCCAAAACCGTGGGCTATAGCGACGCGCGCGTCGGGGAGATCAAAGGGGCGGTTTCGGAGGCCCTCACCAATATCATCGATTTTATCTGCACCGAAGGGCAGGAGATCCACCTGACGTGCGGCGATGACAAGAGGAGGAGGTTTACCGTCGATATCTCCGACTCGGGAAAATCATTCAATATGCTCCTCGAGGCAGACCCTTTCCTCTCGGGAAGCGATCCCGGGCAAAAACGGCCTTCCGTCCGCTTTATCAAGAAGATCGGAGATGTGGAATATAAGCGGTTCGAGGGGAAAAACCACGTCATCATCACGGTCTATCCTGAATACGGAAACCCTGAGTGGGCCGCATTGGGCGATGATCCTTCCGAGGAGAGCGCCCCGAAGAAATGA